One window from the genome of bacterium encodes:
- a CDS encoding YdcF family protein has translation MFTLLKLVKPLLLPPTLLAAAFAIGCILVWRNRKRSGLWILSGALVVYVLLSLDPIANGLAWTLERRYAVPASFDAHRGAAAIVILAGGAAEVDGHRDVGELSGASWRRLWRGISVYHALDGTVPIIYSGGSGDPFNAVSHEAELARSYATAAGVPADSFIIETASRTTHENGSAVVRLLWERRPEMVSPKVLLVTSAWHMRRSIAVFEGLGVNIVPIPADFAARTLRVTPLTLFPSADAFSSSVTSIHEWIGLAGYRLLGRI, from the coding sequence ATGTTCACTCTCCTCAAGCTCGTGAAGCCGTTGCTCCTCCCGCCGACGCTCCTCGCGGCGGCGTTTGCAATTGGATGTATCCTCGTGTGGCGTAACCGCAAGCGGAGTGGGCTCTGGATCCTTTCGGGCGCACTGGTGGTGTATGTGCTCCTATCGCTCGATCCCATCGCGAACGGGCTTGCGTGGACACTGGAGCGACGATACGCGGTCCCCGCATCGTTCGATGCGCACCGTGGTGCCGCAGCGATCGTCATCCTTGCCGGCGGGGCAGCGGAAGTGGATGGGCACCGCGATGTGGGTGAGCTCAGTGGGGCGAGTTGGCGACGGCTGTGGCGCGGAATCTCCGTGTACCATGCGCTCGACGGCACGGTCCCCATCATCTATAGCGGGGGATCTGGGGATCCTTTCAACGCCGTGTCCCATGAAGCGGAACTCGCGCGATCGTACGCGACTGCTGCAGGCGTCCCGGCAGATTCATTCATCATCGAGACTGCGTCTCGGACCACACACGAGAATGGCAGTGCGGTGGTGCGACTTCTGTGGGAGCGGAGACCGGAGATGGTGTCGCCAAAGGTGCTCCTCGTGACTTCTGCCTGGCACATGCGGAGATCAATCGCAGTCTTCGAGGGCCTTGGAGTCAATATCGTTCCGATTCCAGCCGATTTCGCAGCTCGAACGCTGCGTGTGACCCCTCTGACCCTCTTCCCGTCCGCGGACGCATTCTCCTCATCTGTGACGAGCATCCATGAGTGGATCGGCCTTGCGGGATACCGGCTTCTGGGACGGATATGA